One window of the Acinonyx jubatus isolate Ajub_Pintada_27869175 chromosome A2, VMU_Ajub_asm_v1.0, whole genome shotgun sequence genome contains the following:
- the F2RL3 gene encoding proteinase-activated receptor 4 isoform X1 — translation MGLWGQRLVYLTRPCPLLHWHSGSWGWGSSRAGSPSSAGRSPEQPVSSRSMCLLLLLWPLVLGFSLEDGTQTHLTYDELGSTGGGDADTPGPPTGPRAGTPLPPKLRSFPGRPWANSSDEVEVSDGSRALLLGWVPTRLVPALYGLTLLVGLPANGLALWVLATRVPRLPSTVLLMNLAVADLLLAFTLPLRVAYHLRDQHWPFGEAACRLSTAGLYGHMYGSVLLLAAISLDRYLGVVHPLRALTLRGWRLATGLCAVAWLAAFAVALPLALQRQTFRLPHSDRVLCHDVLPVGAQASYWRPVFICLAVLGCFLPVLAMLLSYGATLCTLAAGGRRYRPARRLTALVLASAVAFFVPSNALLLLHYSDPGPDAWGNLYAAYVPSLALSTLNSCVDPFVYYYVSAEFRDKKREKIHTGKKAIQPRGQTLGGRSHSQGAPRPTEATEAGTAA, via the exons ATGGGCTTGTGGGGGCAGAGGCTGGTTTATCTCACCAGGCCCTGTCCACTCCTCCACTGGCACTcaggaagctgggggtgggggtccagcCGGGCAGGAAGCCCGAGCTCAGCCGGCCGCAGCCCAGAGCAGCCGGTGTCGTCTCGGAGCATGTGCCTACTTCTGCTGCTGTGGCCCCTGGTGCTGGGGTTCAGCCTGGAAGATGGCACTCAGACCCACCTCACTTACGACGAGTTGGGGAGCACGGGGGGAGGTGATG CCGACACACCGGGGCCCCCGACCGGGCCCCGGGCGGGGACCCCTCTCCCGCCCAAACTGCGCAGCTTCCCCGGCCGGCCCTGGGCCAACAGCAGCGACGAGGTGGAGGTCTCGGACGGCTCTCGGGCGCTGCTGCTGGGCTGGGTGCCCACGAGGCTGGTGCCCGCGCTCTACGGGCTGACTCTGCTGGTCGGGCTCCCCGCCAACGGCCTGGCGCTGTGGGTGCTGGCCACACGGGTGCCGCGGCTGCCCTCCACCGTGCTGCTGATGAACCTGGCGGTCGCCGACCTCCTGCTGGCCTTCACGCTGCCCCTGCGCGTCGCCTACCACCTGCGGGACCAGCACTGGCCCTTCGGCGAGGCCGCCTGCCGCCTGAGCACGGCCGGGCTGTACGGCCACATGTACGGCTCCGTGCTCCTGCTGGCCGCCATCAGCCTGGACCGCTACCTTGGCGTGGTGCACCCGCTCCGGGCCCTCACCCTGCGGGGCTGGCGCCTGGCCACCGGGCTCTGCGCCGTGGCCTGGCTGGCGGCCTTCGCCGTGGCGCTGCCCCTGGCGCTGCAGCGGCAGACCTTCCGCCTGCCGCACTCGGACCGCGTGCTGTGCCACGACGTGCTGCCCGTGGGCGCTCAGGCCTCCTACTGGCGGCCCGTCTTCATCTGCCTGGCCGTGCTCGGCTGCTTCCTGCCCGTGCTGGCCATGCTGCTGAGCTACGGGGCCACGCTGTGCACGCTGGCGGCCGGCGGCCGGCGCTACAGGCCCGCGCGGAGGCTGACGGCGCTGGTGCTGGCCTCGGCCGTGGCCTTCTTCGTGCCCAGCAACGCGCTGCTGCTGTTGCACTACTCGGACCCCGGCCCGGACGCCTGGGGGAACCTGTATGCCGCCTACGTGCCCAGCCTGGCGCTCAGCACCCTCAACAGCTGCGTGGACCCCTTCGTCTACTACTACGTGTCTGCCGAGTTCAGGGACAAG aagagggaaaagatacacacagggaagaaggccATACAACCACGAGGACAGACACTGGGGGGACGTAGCCACAGCCAAGGAGCCCCACGACCGACAGAGGCCACAGAGGCCGGGACAGCAGCCTGA
- the F2RL3 gene encoding proteinase-activated receptor 4 isoform X2, with protein MGLWGQRLVYLTRPCPLLHWHSGSWGWGSSRAGSPSSAGRSPEQPVSSRSMCLLLLLWPLVLGFSLEDGTQTHLTYDELGSTGGGDADTPGPPTGPRAGTPLPPKLRSFPGRPWANSSDEVEVSDGSRALLLGWVPTRLVPALYGLTLLVGLPANGLALWVLATRVPRLPSTVLLMNLAVADLLLAFTLPLRVAYHLRDQHWPFGEAACRLSTAGLYGHMYGSVLLLAAISLDRYLGVVHPLRALTLRGWRLATGLCAVAWLAAFAVALPLALQRQTFRLPHSDRVLCHDVLPVGAQASYWRPVFICLAVLGCFLPVLAMLLSYGATLCTLAAGGRRYRPARRLTALVLASAVAFFVPSNALLLLHYSDPGPDAWGNLYAAYVPSLALSTLNSCVDPFVYYYVSAEFRDKVREGLLCWAPGASTASREGGTPGTGTRSTSLV; from the exons ATGGGCTTGTGGGGGCAGAGGCTGGTTTATCTCACCAGGCCCTGTCCACTCCTCCACTGGCACTcaggaagctgggggtgggggtccagcCGGGCAGGAAGCCCGAGCTCAGCCGGCCGCAGCCCAGAGCAGCCGGTGTCGTCTCGGAGCATGTGCCTACTTCTGCTGCTGTGGCCCCTGGTGCTGGGGTTCAGCCTGGAAGATGGCACTCAGACCCACCTCACTTACGACGAGTTGGGGAGCACGGGGGGAGGTGATG CCGACACACCGGGGCCCCCGACCGGGCCCCGGGCGGGGACCCCTCTCCCGCCCAAACTGCGCAGCTTCCCCGGCCGGCCCTGGGCCAACAGCAGCGACGAGGTGGAGGTCTCGGACGGCTCTCGGGCGCTGCTGCTGGGCTGGGTGCCCACGAGGCTGGTGCCCGCGCTCTACGGGCTGACTCTGCTGGTCGGGCTCCCCGCCAACGGCCTGGCGCTGTGGGTGCTGGCCACACGGGTGCCGCGGCTGCCCTCCACCGTGCTGCTGATGAACCTGGCGGTCGCCGACCTCCTGCTGGCCTTCACGCTGCCCCTGCGCGTCGCCTACCACCTGCGGGACCAGCACTGGCCCTTCGGCGAGGCCGCCTGCCGCCTGAGCACGGCCGGGCTGTACGGCCACATGTACGGCTCCGTGCTCCTGCTGGCCGCCATCAGCCTGGACCGCTACCTTGGCGTGGTGCACCCGCTCCGGGCCCTCACCCTGCGGGGCTGGCGCCTGGCCACCGGGCTCTGCGCCGTGGCCTGGCTGGCGGCCTTCGCCGTGGCGCTGCCCCTGGCGCTGCAGCGGCAGACCTTCCGCCTGCCGCACTCGGACCGCGTGCTGTGCCACGACGTGCTGCCCGTGGGCGCTCAGGCCTCCTACTGGCGGCCCGTCTTCATCTGCCTGGCCGTGCTCGGCTGCTTCCTGCCCGTGCTGGCCATGCTGCTGAGCTACGGGGCCACGCTGTGCACGCTGGCGGCCGGCGGCCGGCGCTACAGGCCCGCGCGGAGGCTGACGGCGCTGGTGCTGGCCTCGGCCGTGGCCTTCTTCGTGCCCAGCAACGCGCTGCTGCTGTTGCACTACTCGGACCCCGGCCCGGACGCCTGGGGGAACCTGTATGCCGCCTACGTGCCCAGCCTGGCGCTCAGCACCCTCAACAGCTGCGTGGACCCCTTCGTCTACTACTACGTGTCTGCCGAGTTCAGGGACAAGGTGCGGGAGGGGCTGCTCTGCTGGGCTCCAGGCGCCTCGACGGCCTCCAGGGAGGGGGGCACCCCGGGCACTGGCACCCGGTCCACCTCGCTCGTGTGA